One window of the Candidatus Zixiibacteriota bacterium genome contains the following:
- a CDS encoding conserved exported hypothetical protein (Evidence 4 : Unknown function but conserved in other organisms) has product MKYKSVIIILVLLAISLSTAYAGSERRIGTAGAQELRIPVGARGTALGGDLIADVSGVESMYYNPAGMANMEGTEALFSHQPYIADIKINFAGVATNIANFGTIGASAKVVSIGDMIETTEEFPDGTGRVYSPSLSVLSVSYAKSLTYNVAFGLTAKFLSERIFEVSATGVAFDVGFIYNPNWHGVKLGMAIRNYGPQMRFNGDGFNRTLDGRPVRPEGASFDLPSAFVLGMSYNFLNSGPNSAVVMGNFMSNNYSQDTWMGGAEYSYDGKYFLRAGYNYSSQTSYIYGFTMGAGLAVNFGKTKVTFEYAWSQTDVFDNNQYFTGKINF; this is encoded by the coding sequence ATGAAATATAAATCAGTTATAATAATTCTGGTTCTCCTTGCCATAAGCCTGAGTACGGCTTATGCGGGGAGCGAACGCCGGATCGGAACCGCCGGTGCCCAGGAACTGCGTATCCCGGTTGGGGCACGCGGAACGGCTCTGGGCGGCGATTTGATTGCGGATGTATCCGGTGTGGAGTCGATGTATTATAATCCCGCCGGGATGGCCAATATGGAAGGCACCGAGGCATTATTCAGCCATCAGCCATATATTGCCGATATCAAAATCAATTTTGCCGGAGTAGCCACGAATATTGCCAATTTCGGCACTATCGGGGCCTCGGCTAAAGTGGTTTCGATCGGTGATATGATTGAAACCACAGAGGAATTCCCCGATGGCACAGGGCGTGTTTACAGCCCCAGTCTTTCGGTCCTTTCTGTTTCGTACGCCAAGAGCCTGACATATAACGTAGCTTTCGGTCTTACTGCCAAATTCCTCAGTGAGAGGATATTTGAAGTCTCCGCCACGGGGGTAGCTTTCGATGTCGGGTTCATTTACAATCCCAATTGGCATGGTGTGAAACTGGGTATGGCTATCAGGAATTATGGCCCTCAGATGAGATTCAATGGCGATGGCTTTAACCGGACTCTCGACGGGCGCCCGGTTCGGCCGGAAGGGGCCTCCTTTGACCTTCCCAGCGCTTTTGTTCTCGGAATGTCATACAACTTCCTGAATTCCGGGCCGAATTCGGCCGTGGTTATGGGCAATTTCATGTCAAACAATTATTCACAGGATACCTGGATGGGCGGCGCCGAATATTCGTATGACGGCAAGTATTTTCTCCGCGCCGGCTATAATTACTCGTCGCAGACTTCATATATCTATGGATTCACGATGGGTGCCGGATTGGCCGTCAATTTCGGGAAAACCAAGGTGACCTTTGAGTATGCCTGGAGCCAGACCGACGTCTTCGATAATAATCAGTATTTTACCGGCAAAATAAACTTCTAA
- a CDS encoding hypothetical protein (Evidence 5 : Unknown function) yields the protein MAVAIYDIPHPDEFIEQDLTAAFRMKFRLRSQVRHISNNQTIFHTSN from the coding sequence ATGGCAGTAGCCATTTACGATATTCCCCATCCGGACGAATTCATTGAACAGGATCTGACTGCGGCGTTCCGAATGAAATTTCGGCTTCGCTCGCAGGTCCGTCACATTTCTAACAACCAAACCATATTTCATACATCTAATTAA
- a CDS encoding hypothetical protein (Evidence 5 : Unknown function) has translation MKYGLVVRNVTDLRAKPKFHSERRSQILFNEFVRMGNIVNGYCHICQSDGYQGWVDIRALKALPEKNHKFKPDCLINTPVCHLKSGSLGSTANLPFIFYGTSMKLSNIRGTTAIVADWRGNEYRVSRGQISPVGKSGQLAGKGRQIVTEAGRFIGTPYLWGGITSFGIDCSGLVQMVYRSIGKHLPRDSSQQRKTGRKVNLEAVKSGDLFFFKGHVAIAIDKYRMIHSSLGSGGVYYNSMNPHDPDYRSDLADIFIEARRVLK, from the coding sequence ATGAAATATGGTTTGGTTGTTAGAAATGTGACGGACCTGCGAGCGAAGCCGAAATTTCATTCGGAACGCCGCAGTCAGATCCTGTTCAATGAATTCGTCCGGATGGGGAATATCGTAAATGGCTACTGCCATATTTGTCAGAGTGATGGCTATCAGGGTTGGGTCGATATACGGGCGCTAAAAGCCTTGCCAGAGAAAAACCATAAATTTAAACCTGACTGCCTGATAAATACCCCTGTCTGCCATCTGAAATCTGGTTCCTTAGGTAGCACCGCAAACCTGCCGTTTATCTTCTATGGTACATCTATGAAACTATCGAATATTCGAGGGACCACCGCAATAGTTGCAGATTGGCGCGGAAATGAATATAGGGTATCAAGAGGGCAGATTTCTCCAGTGGGCAAGTCCGGACAATTGGCAGGTAAAGGCAGACAGATCGTGACTGAAGCCGGGAGATTTATTGGTACCCCATATCTATGGGGCGGGATTACCTCTTTTGGAATCGACTGTTCCGGCTTAGTTCAAATGGTTTATCGATCAATCGGAAAACACTTGCCGCGGGATAGTTCTCAGCAGAGAAAGACGGGACGGAAAGTAAATCTTGAGGCTGTCAAATCAGGTGACCTGTTTTTCTTTAAGGGCCACGTTGCCATCGCCATTGATAAATACCGGATGATTCATTCTTCGCTCGGTTCCGGCGGCGTCTATTACAATTCAATGAATCCCCACGATCCTGACTATCGAAGCGATCTGGCCGATATCTTTATCGAGGCCAGGAGGGTGCTTAAATAG
- a CDS encoding putative Mandelate racemase/muconate lactonizing protein (Evidence 3 : Putative function from multiple computational evidences): MAAGSSAVKRNRFICIDGNFFGEAAGSVYYGPKDENIWDDLQVAAERLRGPRILTVDHLHEVASADMNSVSKAAVXAAILNYLSGKSGIYPWKLIGLDEPVKITTSYTISIDSPEKMISELNQCRYPVIKIKMGSERDEELVRLLKKSPGRIYRIDANGGWTPEKAEKMIKLLEGLDIEVLEQPTSKKYIGDWKYLRKGMKIPLFIDEGLETLSDYHQYADHIDGLNIKMAKSGGIIEASKIAKIARREKKKIMFGCMVESSIGIAPAVYASSLGDYFDLDGPLLLQGDTAEGINFNLEKIEISEDIVGGPKLKKEFLNEIQDF; the protein is encoded by the coding sequence TTGGCGGCAGGAAGTTCCGCGGTCAAAAGAAACAGATTTATTTGCATTGACGGCAATTTTTTCGGAGAAGCCGCCGGATCAGTATATTATGGGCCTAAGGACGAAAATATTTGGGATGATTTACAGGTGGCCGCAGAGAGACTTCGCGGGCCGAGAATATTGACCGTCGACCATCTCCACGAGGTCGCATCTGCAGATATGAATTCGGTTTCAAAAGCNGCCGTTANAGCCGCCATTTTAAATTATTTGTCGGGTAAATCGGGAATCTATCCCTGGAAATTAATAGGCTTAGACGAGCCGGTTAAGATTACCACCTCATATACAATTAGCATTGATTCTCCTGAAAAGATGATATCGGAATTGAATCAGTGCCGATATCCTGTTATTAAAATAAAAATGGGTTCGGAAAGAGATGAGGAATTAGTCCGATTGCTGAAAAAATCGCCGGGACGGATTTATCGTATCGACGCCAATGGCGGCTGGACTCCGGAAAAGGCCGAAAAAATGATAAAATTGCTAGAAGGCCTGGATATTGAGGTCCTTGAGCAGCCGACTTCAAAGAAATATATCGGCGATTGGAAATATCTTCGGAAGGGGATGAAGATACCTCTCTTCATCGACGAGGGGCTGGAGACGCTTTCCGACTACCACCAGTATGCCGATCATATTGACGGCCTCAACATTAAAATGGCCAAATCCGGGGGGATAATAGAAGCATCGAAAATCGCCAAAATTGCCCGGCGTGAAAAGAAAAAAATTATGTTTGGCTGTATGGTAGAGTCGTCAATCGGAATAGCCCCGGCCGTCTATGCCTCGTCATTGGGAGATTATTTTGACCTTGACGGCCCGCTGCTTTTACAGGGGGATACGGCAGAGGGGATCAATTTTAATCTTGAAAAGATTGAAATATCTGAAGATATTGTCGGCGGACCGAAATTGAAGAAAGAGTTTCTGAATGAAATTCAGGATTTTTGA
- a CDS encoding conserved hypothetical protein (Evidence 4 : Unknown function but conserved in other organisms), whose translation MKFRIFEVIILPLLVILPITSPAEKPRISVVYPKMNGRVAAVDSTFILGSVTPGANLNINGQKIKVYKDGGFIAFLPIAPGTFEFNLRAGKDGDTNTLVWPVQVPVPKRSFSFDSLSISEMSDSMPNLGLSCGDRLIVNFQATPGCVAYFSIPGIVDSVPMSERPPQLQSFWGEDLFGAGAVPETMKIAGIYQGFFDVGKEELHDSTRLCYHLKGPDYGQILERIATDPGAISHLNFLAPRRLFDKQILDSSSYYISINSPDWPRLVEFADSIQVMRVGPAMGYFSILQPKGTQAQAVGFQGDWLKLKLSATQYGWVKRSGAKLLDAGLTPTISYPKTIRTFSCADSLLIEIPLSAVHPFRVEEEDERTILIDLYGVVSNTDWIRYDFKDDYLDIASWVQMEPDRYRIKLVLTHPLWGYDAYYSGTVFKFKLIKPPTNVASLKSKIVVIDPGHSPDPGAIGPTGLKESEANLAIAKAVKRELEQRGARVILTRNDMSDLALNERPVVAVNNHADLFVSIHNNALPDGVDPFVNNGVSTYYYHPHSISLARDIQEYLLTETGLKDYGLYFGNLAVDRPTQYPAVLIECAFIILPEQEALLRTATFQDHIAVAVRKGIEKYLREYGKR comes from the coding sequence ATGAAATTCAGGATTTTTGAAGTAATTATCCTTCCACTTCTGGTGATTCTCCCAATAACTTCGCCGGCCGAAAAGCCGCGAATTAGTGTGGTTTATCCAAAAATGAATGGTCGCGTTGCCGCCGTAGATTCCACTTTTATTCTTGGATCGGTTACGCCCGGGGCAAATTTAAATATTAACGGGCAGAAGATAAAGGTATATAAAGACGGAGGTTTTATTGCATTTCTTCCAATTGCTCCAGGGACTTTTGAATTTAATCTCCGGGCCGGGAAAGACGGCGATACCAACACTCTGGTATGGCCGGTTCAGGTTCCCGTACCTAAGAGAAGCTTTAGCTTTGATTCCCTCTCAATATCGGAAATGTCGGACTCAATGCCGAATCTTGGTTTGTCCTGCGGCGATAGGTTGATAGTGAATTTTCAAGCGACGCCCGGATGTGTGGCCTATTTTTCGATCCCGGGCATAGTCGATTCGGTTCCGATGTCGGAGCGCCCGCCTCAGTTACAATCTTTCTGGGGCGAAGATCTTTTCGGGGCAGGCGCGGTCCCGGAGACAATGAAAATTGCCGGTATATATCAGGGCTTCTTTGATGTGGGAAAAGAGGAATTGCACGATTCTACCCGCCTCTGCTACCATCTGAAAGGCCCGGATTACGGTCAAATTTTGGAACGAATCGCGACCGATCCGGGGGCAATCTCCCATCTCAATTTTTTGGCCCCACGCCGACTTTTTGATAAACAAATATTGGATAGTTCCAGCTATTATATTTCCATCAATTCCCCGGATTGGCCGCGGCTGGTCGAATTCGCCGACTCCATTCAGGTTATGCGGGTCGGGCCGGCAATGGGGTATTTTTCAATTCTTCAACCAAAGGGTACACAGGCCCAGGCGGTCGGCTTTCAGGGTGATTGGCTGAAATTAAAACTCTCGGCTACTCAATACGGGTGGGTCAAAAGGAGCGGTGCTAAACTACTGGATGCCGGATTGACACCGACAATATCGTATCCCAAAACAATTCGAACTTTTTCGTGTGCGGACAGCCTTCTGATTGAAATTCCGCTCAGCGCCGTCCATCCATTTCGCGTGGAAGAAGAGGATGAGAGAACAATATTGATTGATTTGTATGGAGTGGTTTCCAATACCGATTGGATACGGTACGATTTTAAAGATGACTATCTCGATATTGCTTCATGGGTGCAGATGGAACCGGATCGATATCGGATCAAATTGGTTCTGACGCATCCTCTTTGGGGATATGACGCCTATTATTCCGGGACGGTATTCAAGTTCAAATTGATCAAGCCGCCGACAAACGTGGCTTCGCTGAAAAGCAAGATCGTGGTGATTGATCCGGGCCATTCTCCCGATCCCGGAGCCATCGGCCCGACCGGTCTGAAGGAATCGGAGGCCAACCTGGCGATAGCCAAAGCCGTAAAAAGGGAACTGGAACAACGAGGCGCCAGGGTCATCCTAACCCGGAATGATATGTCCGACCTGGCGCTGAATGAAAGACCGGTTGTTGCGGTAAATAATCACGCCGATCTGTTTGTTTCTATTCATAACAATGCGCTTCCCGACGGGGTCGATCCTTTCGTCAATAATGGTGTTTCCACTTATTATTATCATCCGCATTCTATATCACTGGCCCGAGACATACAAGAGTATCTTTTGACAGAAACCGGTCTTAAGGATTATGGGCTGTATTTCGGCAATCTCGCAGTTGATCGTCCAACGCAATACCCGGCCGTTCTGATTGAGTGTGCCTTTATTATATTGCCGGAGCAGGAAGCATTGTTAAGAACGGCGACATTTCAAGATCATATTGCAGTGGCTGTTCGCAAGGGAATTGAAAAATATTTGAGGGAATATGGCAAACGGTAG
- a CDS encoding membrane hypothetical protein (Evidence 5 : Unknown function) translates to MANGSASSKGLFWVLYLALIIAGILLLADALQINFLTRLSVRLGAGFIFSAIALIAGKDKPLPIISIALVWLAIIITILN, encoded by the coding sequence ATGGCAAACGGTAGCGCATCTTCAAAGGGGCTTTTTTGGGTCCTATATCTGGCCTTGATAATCGCCGGCATTTTGCTGCTAGCCGACGCTTTGCAGATAAATTTTCTGACACGACTGAGTGTGCGGCTCGGCGCCGGCTTTATCTTTTCGGCCATTGCTTTAATCGCCGGGAAAGACAAACCGCTCCCGATAATCTCTATCGCGCTGGTCTGGCTGGCAATTATCATCACCATTCTGAATTAA
- a CDS encoding conserved hypothetical protein (Evidence 4 : Unknown function but conserved in other organisms): MIRYNPASVQIDYGQGSIELKLNPGLANWAIIEPIEDSPLADFDDAFKEAIFRPAGTLPLPETVLPDDKIVIVTSDNTRPVPNKIIIPAIIRHCSLNPSNVTILVGSGSHRPHSADELIDLLGVELMRECRVICHDAASEKDLRKLGNSIPSNIPISINRHYLEADKKIVIGFIEPHFFAGYSGGAKGICPAICGIETILNFHSYDIIADPFSDYGYLDNNPQQLLAREVVSLAPPDFLINVTLNSRKEITGIYAGDYIEAHRAGSQAAKKSSMVEVSGEFPVVITSNSGFPLDQNLYQTVKGICTASRMVEKGGSIIAVSECRNGLPSGGNFERILNSVSDIRALRRESLGQFSQMADRWQVQKLVTTLEKASIYLYSKLDERDAELCGMTKIVDLESSLSIVCAAIGGKPNVGILPRGPLSVPH; the protein is encoded by the coding sequence ATGATACGATATAATCCGGCGAGCGTTCAGATTGATTATGGGCAAGGAAGCATAGAACTGAAGCTCAATCCCGGCTTAGCAAACTGGGCCATAATTGAACCGATTGAAGATTCCCCTTTGGCTGATTTTGACGATGCCTTCAAAGAGGCTATTTTTCGACCTGCCGGGACGTTGCCTCTTCCAGAGACAGTCTTGCCGGACGATAAAATAGTCATTGTTACTTCAGATAACACTCGTCCGGTGCCCAACAAAATTATCATTCCCGCCATCATTCGACATTGTTCGCTGAATCCTTCCAATGTGACAATTCTGGTTGGTTCGGGCTCCCATCGGCCGCATAGTGCGGATGAATTGATCGATTTACTGGGAGTCGAATTAATGCGGGAGTGCCGAGTCATTTGTCATGACGCCGCCTCCGAAAAGGACCTTCGCAAATTGGGAAATTCAATTCCTTCAAATATCCCGATATCCATCAATCGGCATTATTTGGAGGCCGACAAAAAAATTGTTATCGGATTTATCGAACCGCATTTTTTTGCCGGTTACTCGGGTGGTGCGAAAGGAATCTGCCCGGCCATTTGCGGTATAGAGACCATATTGAATTTTCACTCTTATGATATTATAGCCGACCCTTTTTCCGATTATGGATATCTGGACAATAATCCCCAGCAACTTCTGGCCCGGGAAGTGGTGTCTCTGGCCCCTCCTGATTTTCTCATAAATGTGACATTGAATTCCCGAAAAGAAATCACAGGGATTTATGCCGGAGATTACATAGAGGCGCACAGAGCCGGCTCACAGGCGGCCAAAAAAAGCAGTATGGTGGAAGTATCCGGGGAATTTCCTGTGGTTATCACATCCAATTCCGGATTTCCGCTTGATCAGAACCTGTATCAAACTGTAAAGGGTATCTGCACGGCTTCCAGGATGGTTGAAAAAGGGGGGAGTATCATTGCGGTTTCGGAATGCCGCAATGGACTTCCTTCCGGCGGGAATTTCGAGAGAATTTTAAATTCGGTTTCTGATATAAGGGCTTTACGGCGGGAATCTCTTGGGCAATTTTCGCAAATGGCGGATCGCTGGCAGGTGCAGAAATTGGTGACTACTCTTGAAAAGGCATCAATTTATCTATATTCAAAATTGGATGAAAGAGATGCTGAACTATGCGGAATGACCAAAATTGTGGATTTGGAGTCTTCACTGTCAATTGTATGTGCGGCAATTGGCGGCAAACCTAATGTCGGGATTCTTCCCCGAGGGCCGCTCTCCGTTCCGCATTAA